The Chloroflexota bacterium nucleotide sequence GCCGGCAATGCCAGACATTTCTCCCAGAACCAGGTTGATCTTCTGTACCCTGGCCGCACCAGTCTTGTTTGCCTCGTCCAGGACAAGGTCGAGCATACTCTGAGTGATGGCCAGTTCATGCATTTCTGAGTACACATGATAGCATAATGTAGCTGTGGCTTGCGAGGCGCTAAATCAACGAATCGCAGCTAACGCAAAGCGATGATCTGGGTTGCTCGTTCTCCAGAATGTGTTCGGGTTTGAATTATTGAATTAGGGGTAGTAGCGCTGCTGCTTCCTGAGGATAAATCCTGCTATGAGGCCGAGGACCAGCCCGCCCAGATGGCCCTGCCAGGATATGCCAGGGATGAAGGACAGCATCAAAAAACCAACGAGGATAGCTGCCCAAAGTGGAAGAGGTACCACGAAGAACATGAGGGCTTTTGCCTGCGGGCGCAGCACTGCCATTGCTCCCATTACGGCAAATATAGCTCCTGAGGCACCGATAGCTGTAGTGTAACGATCCAGAGGATCTGCCCAGGGTGCATACAGTGCCCAGAGCATGAAGAAGGCGTTCCCCAGCAGTCCACCCAGGAAATATATGGTAAGGAACTTTGCGTCCCCAATTAGCGTTGACAGGTATGTTCCGAAGAAATATAACGTGATCATGTTGAACAGAATATGGAGGATATCGGCATGGATAAAGAGGTTGGTCACAATCTTCCATGGCTCTTCTGTGAAACTTGCTGCCTGCAGTCCGAGACGCCCTTCAATGTCTGGGTTTAGGGTTGTGGCTATGAACAGTATTATATTAACGCCTATGAGGAACCATACAGCGTTCAGGGTGAAACCACGATTCTCTCTCATCTTGCCTTACCGTGTCGCATTGTTCACTAGGATAGAGGAAAAACCAGGTTTTCTCAAGCACGGGATACGATATCCCATGTTTGTCCAGTGGTGAGTACGCATGGGTCTAGAAAACCTTTGATGTCTGCAGCTTCACGTGTAGCCTTGACCTGCAAGCTAAGGTACGGTAGGCGTCTTTCTTGTCCGGATTTGAGCAGTTGTCCAAGTCTGGGTCATTATTGTTGCATCCTGTCAGACCTTGTCAACCAGATCATGGTTCGTAATCGGTTCGTAATCTTGACATCCTCTATGACTGCACCATAAGATTCATCCAACTATTGCAGCAAGATAAAAGACAATGTTAGGCGGAAGAACAACGATCGGTTCACTGGCGTAAGTATGGAAGGCAGAGCGTTACAGATTGAGCGTCATCTACGTGACCCAGTTGTGGGCGATGGAATTCTCGCACCCCCTTACGAAGGTATCGTATGCGAGAACATACGCGCCGCTCTTCGCCTACTCGGTTTTCGAATTCCATCAGGAAAGAGTTACGACGCCGAACTCAAGAACAAAGTGTTAGAGTTTCAAAAAGCCTACAACCACACTAACCAAGATGGCTTGTTTGGTCCTGGCACTCGCCGATTACTCGCTCAAATCTTGGACCAGAAAGCTGGAACGCAAGCCCTGTCAGTTTTGGAGGAACTTAACCGCAAAGTTGCTCCTTTGGTCTTTCTGAGTTATGCATGGGCCGACTCGCCTACAGTCGATAAGATCGATCAGTGGCTGCGTGACAAAGGCGTAAGAATCCAACGGGATACGAGGGATTTTAAGCCAGGGCAACAACTTCCTGATGCAATCAAGGACGCAATCGTGCGTGCTGATAAGGTTCTTGCCGTTTATTCATCCAATTCTAAAGAGAGAGATTGGCCGCGGTTTGAAATCAGCGTTGCTGAACAGAAGGAACAGTCGACAGGAAAAGGAGATCTCATTGTTTATTTAGTGCTAGACGACACACCCTTGCCAAAACACGATCCCAACCGAATTGCGGTCTTCGGGCACGGCAGGACTGTTCGGCAAGTTGGACAAGAACTATTAAGAGGCATTCTTGGCGAAGGGGGCGAGACGCCACGCATTGAGTTCGATGAGAACGAACTACTATGAGTCACAGCCCCATCCGCCTAACACGGCGATGCAGCCGACGCCGGAAGCCGGGCGCGGCTGAAACTCACGTTATAGTCGATCCGAAAATGCGGATGTCTATGTCAGGCGCCAACGTTGCTATGTCATAGACATATCATAGAGGACATATATTAATGAAGAAGCCTGTCATCATTGTAAAAGACAATTTGTTAATGCCAATACTGGCTACAGAGGTCAGAACAAACGAAATACAAATGGAGATGCGCTCTGTCAGTAGTCCTGTGATTCTAAACGGTCTGTTCTTGATGCTGGTGTCCTATATCGAATCCATGCAAAAGGAAGTGTTGACATACTATCTGAAGTACCAGCCGGAGAGAATAGCCAATAACAATAAGAACACGGTTGAGATTGATAAGCAAGTCTTAATAGAGAATGAGGACTTCCATTTCACTGAGCGGTTGGTTTCAGAATACATTGACAAGATGCCATATTGGCAATTCACAGAGATTTTCTATAAAGTCTTGAGAATCAAGAAACCTGATAATGAGCTAAGTATTGAAAACATTAAGAGAAGAAGAAACGAACTGATTCATAGCAACTTGGAAGTAGATTTCAAGAAAGGGACAGCAACTCACATATACATAGATTCTGATTACTTGGCTTACTCTCTAGGCGAGTACATCAACTATTTGGACAACCTCAAGACGGAAATATCTAGAAGATATGATAAATGCACCAAACTTAACGCGCTGAAGAGCTTATGGCACTATACTTTCAGGACCCCGTTGTGTGGTAATTTTGAAGACTATTGGCATATTGATATAGAAAGTGATCTCATTTTTGCGTACAAAATCTCACAACATGAAGGCGGTTTATCAGGCAGTGAAAAGTTCATGCTTGGTATTTGGAGGAGCCAAGTATCGAATTATAAGGTTGATTTCATCAACATGGCATCATTAGGCCAACATATGCAGTTTTGTCTCTACATGTTCTTGAAACTATCGAATGACATTTTCTTGTATCAGGGTGGCGATCTCAAAATGCGATCAAAGCCATGTTGAGTATAACAATGGCGTGCAACTGACTTACAAGGACAACTTTCTTTGAGTCGGGGCTTGGTTCAGAAAGCTGGTTTGTATGTGCCCTACAAGCGGCTGACTCCAAGCGTTAGATTGCATCCATGTCCCATGTCGTTCAATCCACAACTTCAAACATCAAGGGCAACTTTGGTATGGTATTGCCATTGCTGGTACACGGAAGACGTGACTAACATGCGAGTGTGTGTACAACGCCGAAATCACCTATCTACTGTAGTGTCATCGCAATACCTATACAATGGATTCCCGCTTGTGCGGGAATTACAGGGGTAACTTATATTGTTAAGTCTTTTCTGAGACACTACATTAGCTTTTGATGCGTACGCATGGAACGGGAGACATCCCCAACGTTGTCAACTATAATAAACGTACAAAGAACTATTGATGAAAGGAAGAATGAAAGACGACAAATTGCCGGTCTTTGATAATGAGAAGACCCAGGTACTGAAGGGTGGCATGGCACTCATGACCAGGTATCATCCCTTCCTCGAGCTTATGGGTGTCACGGTTGAGTCGACGGACGATGACAGCGTGCGCATCAGGTTTTCCATGCGCGACGACCTGTGCGGGCACCCGGGCCTGCGCATCCTCCATGGGGGAGTTATTTCCTGCATGATTGATGTCTTGGGGGGCGCAGTTGCATCCTGGCACCAGATAAGAGATATCAAGGATCGTCCTGTGGAGGAGCAGCTCAAGAGGATGGGCGCTATAAGGACCATTGACCAGCGTGTCGATTACCTACGGCCGGGCAAGGGCAAGGAGTTCACAGTCACAGGCTTCGTCCTGCGCGACGGCAAGAACGTGATCGTCATCCGCATGGAAATGAAGAACGAGGAGCAGAGCCTGATCGCTACCGGCATCGGCACGTTCCTTGTCGCTTGAGGTAGCGCTGGCGTGCATCTGAGTCGCCACGTTAGTTGCCCAAAACATCATCGAGATAAGTTATCAACCCCCACTCACGTAAGCATGAAATGGCAGACATCCCAGTGTTGCAGTAAGATAAAAGGCAATGTAAGACCCCTAGCTAAATCAGAATCCGACTATGGCAGAGCTATCTCCCCACGAGACAAGATCCGGACATACTGTCTACAACAGGGCGTTACTGTCCATTTACGACTTGTTTGTTCTGGGCTTCCTTTGTCGTTTCATGTGGAAATGCCCTTCGCGTCATCTCTTGGAGCTTTACAATCAACATGTTACTTCAAACCATCTGGATGTAGGTGTAGGTACTGGCCATTTCTTGGATCACTGCAAGTTTCCGAGCGATACGCCTCGAATTGCTTTGATCGACCTCAACACGAATTCCCTTGATGTAACCGAAAAACGCTTGTCGCGCTATGCCCCTGTCACCTACTGCAGAGATGCCCTCGAACCGATCAACATAGACGCTGAACCCTTCGACTCAGCGGCAATCAATGGACTGCTTCATTGTCTCCCAGGCACAATACTAACGAAAAGTGTTGTTTTTGACCATTTGAAGCCCCTCTTGAATCCTGGCGGCGTGATTTTCGGCTGCACGATACTCAACAATGGAGTCAAGAAGAGCCGACCTGCACAGTGGACAATGAATTCGCTGAACAGGAGAAAGGTGTTCACCAACCTTGAAGATGATCTTCAAGATCTGAGAGAAGAACTGTCGAAACGTTTTCGGGATAATGAGGTGAAGGTAATCGGCTGCATGGCCCTATTCTGGGCACGCACATGAAGTTATGACTTGTCCGATTGAGGGTTACCTATTTTCGGTTATGTCCTTCCCTTTTCCAATAGTACCGGTCTTAAGGAAGTTTTCCAATCGTTTCTCCCTTTCTTTGGTGATTTGGTTTCTTCTAAAAGCAATTAACCTATTTCGCAATTTCTTGCTCTTGAATAAAATTCTCATAATCGCAGCGCTTCCGCCAGTTGAGGGATAGTCAAACATTCTATTCTTCTGGTGAAAATCGTAATCTGCACGAAGATACATACCGTTTTTCGCTACAAGGTCACGGAATGTCCAAGTTGCGCAGCGAGTGGCAAACCTATCTGCAATCTGCCATTTCTCCTCCATAGCTCTGTCCAAATCCTCCACTGTTTGACGTACTGTATTTGCAAAATTCGGGTCATTACTATCGCGATCAGCCAGAGCTGCAATACATTTTGCCCCTGTTTTATCCAGGACAGCCCCCAGGTACCAGGCTGCGTTCTTACCCAGAGGGCCCCCTCCAATGGCTACAGCAAAGCTGTATCTACCTTTCAAGGAGGGACGGTGAGCCATTCCCCATGACCGGTCAAGAAATGCTTTCAAGTGACAATCTACCATCCCTGAACTACAACGACCTATGTATACAATACCGTCAACTTTGTGGATTCTCCTTTTTATTGCTTCATACTCATCTTTAAGAACACAGATACCCTCTACTCTAGAATCACAGAGAAGGCATCCAACACAAGGTCCAACCTTGTGATCCTGTAATTCCATGAGTTCCACCTTGTTTCGTGAGTACCTGCGGATAGATTCAACTATGGATGCAGCGGCCGGGTCATCAGATATCCTGTTACCCGTTATGACCAGAATGGTCTTATTGCCGTCTTTCTCTGCTTCGGGACCATTTACATCAAAAC carries:
- a CDS encoding toll/interleukin-1 receptor domain-containing protein, producing MEGRALQIERHLRDPVVGDGILAPPYEGIVCENIRAALRLLGFRIPSGKSYDAELKNKVLEFQKAYNHTNQDGLFGPGTRRLLAQILDQKAGTQALSVLEELNRKVAPLVFLSYAWADSPTVDKIDQWLRDKGVRIQRDTRDFKPGQQLPDAIKDAIVRADKVLAVYSSNSKERDWPRFEISVAEQKEQSTGKGDLIVYLVLDDTPLPKHDPNRIAVFGHGRTVRQVGQELLRGILGEGGETPRIEFDENELL
- a CDS encoding rhomboid family intramembrane serine protease — protein: MRENRGFTLNAVWFLIGVNIILFIATTLNPDIEGRLGLQAASFTEEPWKIVTNLFIHADILHILFNMITLYFFGTYLSTLIGDAKFLTIYFLGGLLGNAFFMLWALYAPWADPLDRYTTAIGASGAIFAVMGAMAVLRPQAKALMFFVVPLPLWAAILVGFLMLSFIPGISWQGHLGGLVLGLIAGFILRKQQRYYP
- a CDS encoding class I SAM-dependent methyltransferase is translated as MAELSPHETRSGHTVYNRALLSIYDLFVLGFLCRFMWKCPSRHLLELYNQHVTSNHLDVGVGTGHFLDHCKFPSDTPRIALIDLNTNSLDVTEKRLSRYAPVTYCRDALEPINIDAEPFDSAAINGLLHCLPGTILTKSVVFDHLKPLLNPGGVIFGCTILNNGVKKSRPAQWTMNSLNRRKVFTNLEDDLQDLREELSKRFRDNEVKVIGCMALFWART
- a CDS encoding thioesterase family protein: MKDDKLPVFDNEKTQVLKGGMALMTRYHPFLELMGVTVESTDDDSVRIRFSMRDDLCGHPGLRILHGGVISCMIDVLGGAVASWHQIRDIKDRPVEEQLKRMGAIRTIDQRVDYLRPGKGKEFTVTGFVLRDGKNVIVIRMEMKNEEQSLIATGIGTFLVA
- a CDS encoding NAD(P)H-dependent oxidoreductase; its protein translation is MKKVLFLCGSPTGKKSASLYTALFLSRFLDYDYEFVDVTRARLSSDPTEADPAFLKIVEKMKGADAIIWTFGAWVLFVPVQMQYLLDKLFAQQGYDFTGRIAASVMTSARVHDDYILDKVRFVSEQLGFGYIGDISAEGNPFFGYVDDEETEDSCRVLAEKINRALENGYVPAKESAPLDRAYLSPLSRGKGFDVNGPEAEKDGNKTILVITGNRISDDPAAASIVESIRRYSRNKVELMELQDHKVGPCVGCLLCDSRVEGICVLKDEYEAIKRRIHKVDGIVYIGRCSSGMVDCHLKAFLDRSWGMAHRPSLKGRYSFAVAIGGGPLGKNAAWYLGAVLDKTGAKCIAALADRDSNDPNFANTVRQTVEDLDRAMEEKWQIADRFATRCATWTFRDLVAKNGMYLRADYDFHQKNRMFDYPSTGGSAAIMRILFKSKKLRNRLIAFRRNQITKEREKRLENFLKTGTIGKGKDITENR